Within Macaca nemestrina isolate mMacNem1 chromosome X, mMacNem.hap1, whole genome shotgun sequence, the genomic segment AGGGTTTGTTGATTAAAATCTTATCAGTTGACATAAAAATTTCAAAGGTGAAATTTTACTGAGGTTTTTCATAAAGGTTGCCCTTACTCAAACCTTTAGATAACAAGGCAAACTTACCATAATGGGTTAAGGTGAACAACTCATTTCATTGTCTTCCATCtactcaagaaaaagaaaagtgactcaCATATTTGGTGAAATTTTTCCATTCATTATGCTTGGTTTCACCAATTTTTTTATAGCTATtaggaggcaggaaagggaatTTTGGCCCCAGAAACCATGAGATTTGGGTCAGAAAGAGGCACACAGGGAAGGGGTCAATGCGGGTTGAGAGTCACATTTCCAGACCTCAGGGGCCAGCaggctgtggcgctgaggggcgaccaggggctggggaagcgTGTCTACTCTGCTGATGGGGCAGTCCTGGGGGTGGATCTCCTTGGCCAGCTGCCCCTTCTTCTTCAACGTGCAGGCCTCCTGGTATGGTGGCGAGATGGGGGGCTGTGTGGGTGGAGTGTACTTGTACTTTGAGCCGCCCTCTAGCTGCAGAGACAGAGGGGTAGGGAGATGGTGAGGACCTGGGAATCTAGGACAGCCTTGCTCCCACCCACCTAGTGTTGGTTGGGCACTCACGTCCAGTGGGTAACTGCGGTCCGAATCATAGGAGCTCAGGTCCCCACAAGTCACAAAAGGTACAATGATGCGGGTGGGACCATCCAGCTGGTTGAAATCTGGGTCTTAGGAACAGGGGGAGATAACTGAGGACAAGGTCTGGATGCCTGGGGCCAGTCATGACACAGGCGGCAGTACGGTTGCTAAGCCCTCCCCTCAGATCCACCAGCTACTCTCTTCCCACCCCACCAGAAATCCTTCATTTGGTTCAGATCACCTCCTTGGGGAGGCCCTCCATAATCACGCCTTCTAAAACTTTGGTGCCCTGCTCTTTTTCCTGCATATATATCCACCTGACATTGGATTATATGCTGCCTGGATGACGTCTCCCTCACTCAAATGTCATCCCAGGGGCAGGCTCTGTCTCTTCCTGCTAGAGGCTTAAGGGGCAAAAGTTTCACACCAAGGAGGCTTCCACCTGGGGGCGTGACTGGATCTTCCTAGGAGAGAATGTCCTTAGGCAGGTGGAGCCTCCACTGGGGCAGGGCGCAGGATCCTCCTGGGATGGAATTTTCACCAGGCCCAAGAGTTACCACTACAGGACTGCCTGGGCTGAAGCTCCTCCTGGGACAAAATACCCATAAAGGGATGGGATTTCCACCAGAAAATGGGGCTGAGGATCCCCTTGGGAAAAAAATTCCCATGAGGGGACAGAGCCTCCACCAGGGGGTGAGGCTGTGGGCCCTCATGGGACCTAGATTGCATAAGGTGTGGCAGAGTCCCCCAGGGTGACCCACGCTCCAGCTCTCACCGTAAGAATGGTCCAGCAGGGGTTTGCTCAGGTCCGGGATGAAGCCCTCGGGAGGGTCATAGCCCTGACAGACAGCGAAGGCCTCTGTTGGGGGAAGGTGGAATGAGGTGTGACTGCCGCTTCCTCCTTGTGCAGGCGGAGTCCCAGAAATCCCGGTCTGCCTGCCTGGCCCCTCCACCCCACTGACCGATGCTGGAGTTCCGGCTGCTCCTGGGCTTGGCACACAGCACGCTGGAGAAGAAGACTCGCAGCTGGCTGTAGAGGAGCGTCACATCCCGGCCTCGGAATATCTGCAGGGTGGGAAGGCAAAGACAGCGGGTGAGGTTGGCCCTCAGCGATCTCTCTCTACTCCACCAGGTTCCTTGAGACTTACCTTGGCCACAAAGCAGCCCCCTGGCTTCAGGACATGTGTAGCAATGTTCAGAGCCTGTGGGCAGGACAGAcggctgaggctgaggt encodes:
- the LOC105493896 gene encoding tRNA (cytidine(32)/guanosine(34)-2'-O)-methyltransferase isoform X1 codes for the protein MGRTSKDKRDVYYRLAKENGWRARSAFKLLQLDKEFQLFQGVTRAVDLCAAPGSWSQVLSQKIGGQGSGHVVAVDLQAMAPLPGVVQIQGDITQLSTAKEIIQHFKGCPADLVVCDGAPDVTGLHDVDEYMQAQLLLAALNIATHVLKPGGCFVAKIFRGRDVTLLYSQLRVFFSSVLCAKPRSSRNSSIEAFAVCQGYDPPEGFIPDLSKPLLDHSYDPDFNQLDGPTRIIVPFVTCGDLSSYDSDRSYPLDLEGGSKYKYTPPTQPPISPPYQEACTLKKKGQLAKEIHPQDCPISRVDTLPQPLVAPQRHSLLAPEMEDNEMSCSP
- the LOC105493896 gene encoding tRNA (cytidine(32)/guanosine(34)-2'-O)-methyltransferase isoform X2, yielding MGRTSKDKRDVYYRLAKENGWRARSAFKLLQLDKEFQLFQGVTRAVDLCAAPGSWSQVLSQKIGGQGSGHVVAVDLQAMAPLPGVVQIQGDITQLSTAKEIIQHFKGCPADLVVCDGAPDVTGLHDVDEYMQAQLLLAALNIATHVLKPGGCFVAKIFRGRDVTLLYSQLRVFFSSVLCAKPRSSRNSSIEAFAVCQGYDPPEGFIPDLSKPLLDHSYDFNQLDGPTRIIVPFVTCGDLSSYDSDRSYPLDLEGGSKYKYTPPTQPPISPPYQEACTLKKKGQLAKEIHPQDCPISRVDTLPQPLVAPQRHSLLAPEMEDNEMSCSP